In Acidimicrobiales bacterium, a genomic segment contains:
- a CDS encoding acetyl-CoA C-acetyltransferase, with protein sequence MSEAYIVDAVRTPVGKRGGGLSQVHPADLGAHVLEALVARTDVDPAAVEDVLLGCVDTIGPQAGDIARTCWLAAGLPEEVPGTTIDRQCGSSQQALHFAAQAVMSGTNDLVVAGGVQNMSMIPIASALTAAEPLGFSDPFSGSSGWVARYGTQEISQFRGAEMIADKWGVSREDMERFALESHRRALQAIAEGRFEQEIVAVDAVSTDEGPRDTSLEKMSSLPALVDGGRLTAAVSSQISDAASAMLVASEAAVREHGLTPRARVHHLSCRGADPVYMLTAPIPATAYALERSGLSLDDIDLVEINEAFASVVLAWQQETGADLEKVNVNGGAIALGHPLGATGTRLMTTLLCELERTGGRYGLQTMCEGGGQANTTIIERLA encoded by the coding sequence GTGAGCGAGGCCTACATCGTCGACGCCGTACGGACCCCCGTCGGGAAGCGGGGCGGCGGTCTGAGCCAGGTCCACCCCGCCGACCTCGGGGCCCACGTGCTCGAGGCACTGGTGGCGCGCACCGACGTCGATCCGGCGGCGGTGGAGGACGTGCTGCTCGGCTGTGTCGACACCATCGGCCCCCAGGCCGGCGACATCGCCCGCACCTGCTGGCTGGCGGCGGGGCTGCCCGAGGAGGTCCCGGGCACGACGATCGACCGGCAGTGCGGGTCGTCCCAGCAGGCGCTGCATTTCGCCGCCCAGGCCGTCATGAGCGGCACCAACGACCTCGTCGTGGCGGGCGGCGTGCAGAACATGAGCATGATCCCGATCGCGTCCGCGCTCACCGCCGCCGAGCCCCTCGGGTTCTCCGACCCGTTCTCGGGGTCGTCGGGTTGGGTCGCCCGCTATGGCACCCAGGAGATCTCCCAGTTCCGAGGGGCGGAGATGATCGCCGACAAGTGGGGCGTCTCGCGCGAGGACATGGAGCGGTTCGCCCTCGAGAGCCATCGCCGGGCCCTCCAGGCCATCGCCGAGGGTCGGTTCGAGCAGGAGATCGTCGCGGTCGATGCCGTTTCCACTGATGAGGGCCCGCGCGACACCTCGCTCGAGAAAATGTCGTCGCTGCCCGCCCTCGTCGACGGCGGCCGCCTCACCGCCGCCGTCTCGAGCCAGATCTCCGACGCCGCCAGTGCCATGCTCGTGGCGTCGGAGGCGGCGGTGCGCGAGCACGGGCTGACACCCAGGGCCCGCGTCCACCACCTCAGCTGCCGAGGGGCTGATCCGGTCTACATGCTGACGGCGCCGATCCCCGCCACCGCCTACGCCCTGGAACGGTCGGGCCTGTCGCTGGACGACATCGATCTTGTCGAGATCAACGAGGCGTTCGCCTCGGTCGTGCTGGCCTGGCAGCAGGAGACCGGAGCCGATCTGGAAAAGGTCAACGTCAACGGCGGGGCCATCGCCCTCGGACACCCGCTGGGAGCGACGGGCACGAGACTGATGACGACCCTGCTCTGCGAGCTGGAGCGGACCGGTGGCCGCTACGGTCTGCAGACCATGTGCGAGGGCGGCGGTCAGGCCAACACCACGATCATCGAGCGCCTGGCCTGA
- a CDS encoding DUF1707 domain-containing protein, producing MRISHAERNEIADTLSKHYAEGRLDSDEFDERVGRVMNAKTRGDVVGVLDDLPGIGSPAPSPPRRRPIRHWFIALLLVLFVAGLVAMPPHVPWLLVGIVAFLLWNRFRWRHYRRQRDLASRSW from the coding sequence ATGCGCATCTCTCACGCCGAGCGCAACGAGATCGCCGACACGCTCTCGAAGCACTACGCCGAAGGTCGGCTCGACAGCGACGAGTTCGACGAGCGCGTCGGACGGGTCATGAACGCCAAGACGCGCGGTGACGTGGTCGGCGTGCTCGATGACCTGCCCGGGATCGGCTCGCCGGCTCCGTCCCCGCCCCGCCGCCGGCCGATCCGACACTGGTTCATCGCCCTGCTGCTGGTGCTCTTCGTGGCCGGCCTCGTCGCCATGCCCCCGCACGTGCCGTGGCTGCTGGTTGGCATTGTGGCGTTCCTGCTCTGGAACCGGTTCCGCTGGCGTCACTACCGGCGCCAGCGCGACCTGGCGTCACGGTCGTGGTGA
- a CDS encoding PspC domain-containing protein: MENATPDTTAGEAHILRRPHAGRMLAGVAAGIADHLDLDVTLVRIVLVVLAFVGGLAVPLYLAAWLLIPDEGADVSMAEELVDRFRSC, from the coding sequence ATGGAGAACGCGACACCTGACACCACCGCCGGAGAGGCTCACATCCTCCGTCGTCCTCACGCCGGGCGGATGCTGGCGGGCGTGGCGGCCGGAATCGCCGACCACCTCGACCTCGATGTGACGCTCGTCCGCATCGTCCTCGTGGTCCTCGCCTTCGTCGGGGGGTTGGCCGTCCCGCTCTACCTGGCGGCCTGGCTGCTCATCCCCGACGAAGGCGCGGACGTGAGCATGGCCGAGGAGCTCGTTGATCGATTCCGGTCATGCTGA
- a CDS encoding PspC domain-containing protein, producing the protein MHRHWGRHLRGRGPLRRSRDDRLIAGVAGGIAARLGVDVTLVRIALVLFGLASGLGVAAYVVAWLVLPVEGGTAPIISRAKSDRAGIALAVAFVPLLVLTVLVVAVLRIGYASSVAWPFYLSLAGLVLIWRNAEEDESAWMRQVTGTLLQVSTEPRRSRLSLVLRIVIGVVLLGAGLLVIVLGHPSTAILRPAGGTLLVIAAFVVLFGPWWLSVARQLVNERQARVRAEERTEMAARVHDSVLQTLALIQKSSDNPQRVVQLARTQERELRSWLFDGRRPGSFGEEEASTLAAGVQLIEHEVESTHGVAVEAVTVGDCTLAEELRALLAAGKEGTVNAAKWSGAPVVSLFAEVEPDKVTLFVRDRGHGFDPTEIPADRQGIAESIRARMARHGGIAAVRSTPGAGTEVELTMPRRGDRAGDRA; encoded by the coding sequence ATGCACCGCCACTGGGGGCGCCACCTGCGGGGGCGGGGGCCGCTGCGTCGGAGCCGGGACGACCGGCTGATCGCCGGCGTCGCCGGCGGCATCGCTGCCCGGCTGGGCGTCGACGTCACGCTGGTCCGCATCGCCCTGGTGTTGTTCGGGCTGGCCAGCGGCCTCGGTGTCGCCGCCTACGTGGTGGCGTGGCTCGTGCTGCCGGTCGAGGGCGGGACGGCCCCGATCATCAGCAGGGCAAAGTCCGATCGAGCCGGGATCGCCCTCGCCGTGGCGTTCGTGCCCCTGCTGGTCCTCACCGTGCTGGTGGTGGCGGTGCTCCGCATCGGCTACGCCAGCTCGGTCGCCTGGCCGTTCTACCTCAGCCTGGCCGGCCTGGTGCTGATCTGGCGCAACGCGGAGGAGGACGAGAGCGCGTGGATGCGCCAGGTGACAGGGACCCTGCTCCAGGTCAGCACCGAGCCCCGGCGCTCCCGCCTCTCGTTGGTGCTGAGGATCGTCATCGGCGTGGTACTCCTGGGCGCCGGCCTCCTCGTGATCGTCCTCGGGCACCCGAGCACGGCCATCCTCCGACCGGCAGGCGGCACCCTGCTCGTCATCGCCGCCTTCGTCGTGTTGTTCGGACCCTGGTGGTTGAGTGTTGCCCGTCAGCTGGTCAACGAGCGCCAGGCCCGCGTGCGCGCCGAGGAGCGAACGGAGATGGCAGCGCGCGTCCACGACTCGGTGCTCCAGACCCTCGCCCTGATCCAGAAGTCGTCGGACAACCCGCAGCGCGTCGTGCAGCTGGCGAGGACCCAGGAGCGCGAGCTTCGGTCGTGGCTGTTCGACGGGCGCCGGCCCGGCTCGTTCGGGGAAGAGGAAGCGTCGACCCTGGCCGCGGGGGTGCAGCTGATCGAGCACGAGGTGGAGAGCACCCACGGCGTGGCCGTGGAGGCCGTGACCGTCGGTGACTGCACGCTGGCCGAGGAGCTCCGGGCCCTGCTCGCCGCCGGCAAGGAGGGAACGGTCAACGCGGCCAAGTGGTCCGGTGCGCCGGTCGTGTCGTTGTTCGCCGAGGTGGAGCCGGACAAGGTGACCCTGTTCGTGCGCGATCGGGGCCACGGGTTCGACCCGACCGAGATCCCCGCGGACCGTCAGGGGATCGCCGAGTCCATCCGGGCGAGGATGGCCCGCCACGGTGGCATCGCAGCCGTCCGCTCGACACCGGGGGCGGGCACCGAGGTGGAGCTCACGATGCCGAGAAGGGGCGACCGGGCGGGCGATCGGGCATGA
- a CDS encoding response regulator transcription factor, translated as MSPGARPRVFLVDDHHLFRSGVRAELGDEVEVVGEADEVGAAVELILERTPEVVLLDVHFPEGGGQAVLQAIKPDHPEIRFLALSVSDAPEDVIAVIRAGARGYVTKTISGPELVAAIRRVADGDAVFSPRLAGFVLDAFASMPATDGVPASFDPELDQLSAREREVLRLIARGYTYKELARELSISSKTVESHVSAVLRKLQLSSRHQLTKWATDRRLA; from the coding sequence ATGAGCCCGGGCGCCAGGCCCAGGGTGTTCCTGGTCGACGACCACCACCTGTTCCGGTCCGGCGTGCGGGCCGAGCTGGGCGACGAGGTGGAGGTGGTCGGCGAAGCCGACGAGGTGGGCGCCGCCGTCGAGCTCATCCTGGAGCGCACGCCCGAGGTGGTCCTGCTGGACGTCCATTTCCCCGAGGGAGGGGGCCAGGCCGTCCTTCAGGCGATCAAGCCCGACCACCCGGAGATCCGGTTCCTCGCCCTCTCCGTCTCCGACGCTCCCGAGGATGTCATCGCCGTCATCCGCGCCGGCGCCCGGGGCTACGTCACCAAGACCATCTCGGGTCCGGAGTTGGTCGCCGCCATCCGGCGAGTCGCCGACGGCGACGCCGTGTTCTCGCCCCGTCTGGCCGGGTTCGTGCTCGACGCCTTCGCGTCGATGCCCGCCACCGACGGGGTGCCCGCCTCGTTCGATCCCGAGCTCGACCAGCTCTCGGCGCGCGAGCGGGAGGTCCTGCGCCTCATCGCCCGCGGCTACACCTACAAGGAGCTGGCCCGGGAGCTGTCGATCTCCAGCAAGACGGTGGAGAGCCACGTCTCGGCGGTGCTGCGCAAGCTCCAGCTCTCGTCGCGTCACCAGCTCACCAAGTGGGCGACCGATCGCCGCCTGGCCTGA
- a CDS encoding wax ester/triacylglycerol synthase family O-acyltransferase, which translates to MTGDRLSPLDSSFLHLEDRVSHMHIGSISIFEGPEPPFEQFVAMIEGKLPLVPRYRQVVREVPFQLERPVWVDDPDFNIEYHVRHTALPTPGGEAELRSLVGRLMSQQLDRTKPLWEIWVVQGLDQGRWAMVAKTHHAMVDGVSGTELLAVIMDTSPQPSPPVADDWHPSPLPSGRRLAVEAAVQLAVSPYEQLRAIRAATRVPRQALQQLGEVVQGVSSMAGVLRANPVSTLNGPIGPHRRYAWTSTSVEDVKVVRKGLGGTFNDVVLAAITDGFRELLLSRGEVVDRKVRTLVPVSVRARDASGRAVGDSTYENKVSAMFASLPVDLERPDERLHAITEQMKGLKESNEAVAGEALTSLSGFAPPMLLALGMRVAGRVQQHNINTGTTNVPGPQFPLYAAGRRMLKSYPYVPLFGQVRIAVAIFSYDGQVNFGVTGDYDSAPDLEVLCRGIEEGMSRLLELSG; encoded by the coding sequence ATGACTGGTGATCGTCTGAGCCCGCTCGACTCGTCGTTCCTGCACCTCGAGGACCGGGTCAGCCACATGCACATCGGGTCGATCTCCATCTTCGAAGGCCCGGAGCCGCCGTTCGAGCAGTTCGTGGCCATGATCGAGGGCAAGCTCCCTCTCGTCCCCCGCTACCGCCAGGTGGTCCGGGAGGTGCCCTTCCAGCTCGAGCGTCCCGTGTGGGTCGACGATCCCGACTTCAACATCGAGTACCACGTGCGTCACACCGCGCTGCCCACGCCGGGCGGCGAGGCGGAGCTCCGCAGCCTGGTCGGGAGGCTGATGTCCCAACAGCTCGACCGGACCAAGCCCCTGTGGGAGATCTGGGTCGTCCAGGGGCTCGACCAGGGGCGCTGGGCCATGGTGGCCAAGACCCACCACGCCATGGTCGACGGCGTGTCGGGCACCGAGCTGCTGGCCGTGATCATGGACACCTCCCCCCAGCCGTCGCCGCCCGTCGCCGACGACTGGCACCCGTCGCCGCTTCCCTCCGGCCGACGGCTGGCGGTCGAGGCGGCCGTCCAGCTCGCAGTGAGCCCCTACGAGCAGCTGCGGGCCATCCGAGCCGCCACCCGTGTTCCTCGCCAGGCGCTGCAACAGTTGGGTGAGGTGGTTCAGGGCGTCTCCTCCATGGCGGGAGTGCTCCGTGCGAACCCCGTCTCGACGCTCAACGGCCCGATCGGGCCGCATCGCCGGTACGCGTGGACGTCGACTTCGGTCGAGGACGTCAAGGTGGTTCGCAAGGGCCTGGGCGGCACCTTCAACGACGTTGTCCTCGCGGCGATCACCGACGGCTTCCGGGAGCTCCTGCTGTCTCGGGGGGAGGTCGTCGACCGCAAGGTGAGGACGCTCGTGCCGGTGTCGGTGCGAGCGCGGGATGCCAGCGGACGGGCGGTGGGCGATTCCACCTACGAGAACAAGGTCTCCGCGATGTTCGCCTCGCTGCCTGTCGATCTGGAGCGCCCCGACGAGCGACTGCACGCCATCACCGAGCAGATGAAGGGGCTCAAGGAGTCCAATGAGGCGGTGGCCGGCGAAGCGCTCACGTCACTGTCGGGTTTCGCCCCGCCGATGCTGCTTGCCCTGGGCATGCGCGTCGCCGGCCGTGTCCAGCAGCACAACATCAACACCGGGACCACCAACGTGCCGGGGCCACAGTTCCCGCTGTACGCGGCCGGCCGACGGATGCTGAAGTCCTACCCCTACGTTCCGCTGTTCGGTCAGGTTCGCATCGCCGTAGCGATCTTCTCCTATGACGGCCAGGTCAACTTCGGCGTGACGGGAGACTACGACAGTGCTCCCGATCTCGAGGTGCTCTGTCGCGGGATCGAGGAGGGGATGAGCCGGCTCCTCGAGCTCAGCGGCTGA
- a CDS encoding SDR family oxidoreductase: MMNSSGLPGVPPYPKGHQLLEGRTVLVTAAAGTGIGLATARRCAEEGAFVVVSDRHERRLQEAAEELEPVMGSRPPAVACDVTSEADVQRLFETAVGAAGHLDVLVNNAGLGGTANVVDMTDDQWGAVLDVTLNGTFRCTRAGLRHMVARQSGAIVNNASVIGWRAQVGQAHYAAAKAGVMALTRCAALEAAPAGVRVNAVSPSLATHPFLTKVMAEDVLDELTTREAYGRGAEPWEVANVIVFLASEYAGYMTGEVVSVSSQHP, translated from the coding sequence ATGATGAATTCGTCAGGGCTGCCGGGCGTTCCGCCCTATCCAAAGGGGCATCAGCTGCTCGAGGGGCGCACGGTGCTGGTGACGGCGGCGGCGGGGACCGGCATCGGGTTGGCCACCGCCCGGCGGTGCGCCGAGGAGGGCGCCTTCGTCGTGGTGAGCGATCGTCACGAGCGGCGGCTGCAGGAGGCGGCCGAGGAGCTCGAGCCGGTGATGGGCAGCCGACCCCCCGCCGTGGCGTGCGACGTCACCAGTGAGGCCGACGTGCAGCGGCTCTTCGAGACGGCGGTCGGGGCGGCGGGCCACCTCGACGTGCTGGTGAACAACGCCGGGCTGGGGGGCACCGCCAACGTGGTCGACATGACCGACGACCAGTGGGGGGCGGTGCTGGACGTGACCCTCAACGGGACCTTCCGCTGCACCCGTGCCGGGCTGCGGCACATGGTGGCGCGACAGTCGGGGGCCATCGTCAACAACGCCTCGGTCATCGGGTGGCGGGCCCAGGTGGGACAGGCCCACTACGCGGCGGCCAAGGCCGGGGTCATGGCCCTTACACGCTGCGCGGCGCTGGAGGCGGCGCCCGCCGGGGTGCGGGTCAACGCCGTCTCACCGAGCCTGGCCACCCACCCGTTCCTCACCAAGGTGATGGCCGAGGACGTGCTCGACGAGCTCACGACGCGCGAGGCGTACGGGCGGGGCGCCGAGCCGTGGGAGGTCGCCAACGTCATCGTCTTCCTGGCCAGCGAGTACGCCGGGTACATGACCGGCGAAGTGGTGTCGGTGAGCAGCCAGCACCCCTAG
- a CDS encoding acyl-CoA dehydrogenase family protein, with the protein MNVRFSAEDESFRKEVREWLADHVVGEVAALGARGGPGYEHEGFEVRAAWERTLGQAGWIGIGWPPEQGGRGASLVQQVIFEEEYLRAGAPARVGIVGEGLLGPTLIAFGTPEQQQRFLPPILSGEELWCQGYSEPDAGSDLANVKTRASLDGDEWVINGQKVWTSLATWSDWCFVVCRTDPAAAKHRGISYLLCPMRQPGIEVRPIVQLTGTSEFNEVFFDGARTARTNIVGDVNGGWRVAMGTLGFERGVSTLARQVAFEGELASVLEGARSRGLTADAVMRQRLTQSWIGLRIMRLNALRTLALSDRGTPGPEASIAKLYWSTWHRGLGELGVDVLGPAAEVAGAFPYDLTDAQRSFLFSRADTVYGGSNQIQRNILGERVLGLPPEPKPEGR; encoded by the coding sequence GTGAACGTGCGCTTCAGCGCCGAGGACGAGTCCTTCCGCAAAGAGGTCCGGGAGTGGCTGGCCGACCACGTCGTCGGCGAGGTGGCGGCGCTGGGGGCTCGCGGCGGCCCGGGGTACGAGCACGAGGGGTTCGAGGTGCGGGCCGCCTGGGAGCGCACCCTGGGCCAGGCCGGGTGGATCGGGATCGGGTGGCCGCCCGAGCAGGGGGGGCGTGGCGCCAGCCTGGTGCAGCAGGTCATCTTCGAGGAGGAGTACCTGCGAGCGGGCGCGCCCGCTCGGGTGGGGATCGTGGGCGAGGGTCTCCTGGGCCCGACCCTGATCGCCTTCGGCACCCCCGAGCAGCAGCAGCGCTTCCTGCCTCCGATCCTCTCGGGCGAGGAGCTGTGGTGCCAGGGCTACTCGGAGCCGGACGCGGGCTCCGATCTGGCCAACGTCAAGACCAGGGCATCGCTCGACGGGGACGAGTGGGTCATCAACGGACAGAAGGTGTGGACGTCGCTGGCCACCTGGTCCGACTGGTGCTTCGTGGTGTGCCGGACCGATCCCGCAGCGGCGAAGCACCGGGGGATCTCCTATCTCCTCTGCCCGATGCGTCAGCCCGGCATCGAGGTGCGGCCCATCGTCCAGCTCACCGGCACCTCGGAGTTCAACGAGGTCTTCTTCGACGGCGCCCGCACAGCGCGCACCAACATCGTCGGCGACGTCAACGGCGGTTGGCGCGTCGCCATGGGGACCCTCGGCTTCGAGCGGGGAGTCTCGACCCTCGCCCGCCAGGTGGCCTTCGAGGGCGAGCTTGCCTCGGTGCTCGAGGGGGCGCGATCCCGAGGCTTGACGGCCGATGCCGTGATGCGCCAGCGACTGACCCAGTCCTGGATCGGCCTGCGCATCATGCGGCTCAACGCGCTGCGCACGTTGGCCCTCTCCGACCGGGGTACGCCCGGTCCCGAAGCGTCGATCGCCAAGCTGTACTGGTCCACCTGGCACCGCGGCCTGGGTGAGCTGGGTGTGGACGTGCTGGGCCCGGCGGCGGAGGTCGCGGGCGCCTTTCCCTACGATCTCACCGACGCCCAGCGGAGCTTCCTCTTCAGCCGGGCCGACACCGTCTACGGCGGCTCGAACCAGATCCAGCGCAACATCCTCGGAGAGCGGGTGCTGGGCCTGCCGCCCGAGCCGAAGCCGGAGGGGCGATGA
- a CDS encoding SDR family oxidoreductase, with the protein MGGYLEEKAIAVTGAGRGIGRAVALACAAEGARVVVADFGVGIAGEEPTSDVADAVVKEIADAGGTAVAVADTVTTMAGGQRIVQTAIDSWGRIDGVVCVAGILRERMLFNMSEEEFDPVVETHLKGTFTVFRAASAIMRKQESGTLVGFTSGAFAGSVAQANYSAAKGGIVSLVRSAAAGLSRYGVTANAIAPVARTRMSANVPMELGEMGEPEDVAPMVVYLLSDQARHVTGQVYTAVGGKIAVWNQPTEVRAMYTDGRWTPQEIEARLDSTVGQERMALLDRLEAMRQAAAVGEKPNA; encoded by the coding sequence TTGGGCGGGTACCTCGAGGAGAAAGCCATCGCCGTGACCGGCGCCGGGCGCGGCATCGGCCGGGCCGTGGCGCTGGCTTGCGCCGCCGAGGGGGCCCGAGTGGTGGTCGCCGATTTCGGTGTCGGCATCGCGGGGGAGGAGCCCACCAGCGACGTCGCCGACGCCGTGGTGAAGGAGATCGCCGACGCCGGGGGCACCGCCGTCGCCGTGGCTGACACGGTCACCACCATGGCCGGGGGTCAGCGGATCGTGCAGACCGCCATCGACAGCTGGGGGCGCATCGACGGCGTCGTCTGCGTGGCCGGGATCCTGCGCGAGCGGATGCTGTTCAACATGAGCGAGGAGGAGTTCGACCCCGTGGTCGAGACCCACCTCAAGGGAACGTTCACGGTCTTCCGCGCCGCCTCGGCGATCATGCGCAAGCAGGAGTCGGGCACGCTCGTCGGCTTCACCTCCGGAGCCTTCGCCGGCAGCGTGGCTCAGGCCAACTACAGCGCGGCCAAGGGCGGCATCGTCTCCCTGGTCCGCAGCGCCGCCGCCGGCCTCTCACGCTACGGGGTGACGGCCAACGCCATCGCTCCCGTGGCCCGGACGAGGATGTCGGCGAACGTCCCCATGGAGCTGGGCGAGATGGGAGAGCCCGAGGACGTGGCGCCGATGGTGGTGTACCTGCTGTCCGACCAGGCCCGTCACGTCACCGGCCAGGTGTACACGGCCGTGGGCGGCAAGATCGCCGTCTGGAACCAGCCCACCGAGGTCCGGGCCATGTACACCGACGGTCGCTGGACACCGCAGGAGATCGAGGCCCGCCTCGACTCGACGGTGGGCCAGGAGCGGATGGCCCTGCTCGACCGCCTCGAGGCGATGCGCCAGGCGGCCGCGGTGGGGGAGAAGCCCAACGCCTAG
- a CDS encoding acyl-CoA synthetase, which yields MATRSSQGAVRGGPAEFNLADLFERAVDAFGDRDCLLAEGKRRTYAEMEGRANRLAHHLAAHGVGPGDHVGIYAYNSVEWVEALWAIFKLRAVWVNINYRYVDDELRYLFDNADLVALIYQREFAPRVAAVRDQLPQLRHSLVIEDDSGAEAAGVESVDYEEALASASPERDFAPRSGKDLYLLYTGGTTGMPKGVVWHHEDVFFALGGGIDPRSNERVVSPEEMVEKGRAGAVISLPIAPLMHGATQWAVMGGSFIGNKVVLVSRFDPDDVWQHIEKEQVNVLMVTGDAMARPLIEALEASGASYDISSLLAVVSTAAIFSPTVKDAFFRRLPNLVITDAIGASETGSNGLVLVQPDHTAMKGGPTVQPIAGSVVLDDDLKPVVPGSGVVGKLARMGDIPVGYYKDPEKTAATFIEADGVRYAMPGDFATVEADGTITLLGRGSQSINSGGEKIFPEEVEAAVKSHPDVYDAVVVGVPDERWGQRVAAVVQPRPGAALALEPIQTHCRSLLAGYKVPRQLHVVETVQRSPSGKPDYPWALSTATSATTAATPAGPT from the coding sequence ATGGCAACACGTTCTAGTCAGGGGGCGGTCAGGGGGGGCCCGGCCGAGTTCAACCTGGCCGACCTCTTCGAGCGGGCGGTCGACGCCTTCGGCGACCGCGACTGCCTGCTGGCCGAGGGAAAGCGCCGCACCTACGCCGAGATGGAGGGTCGGGCCAACCGCCTCGCCCACCATCTGGCTGCCCACGGCGTCGGGCCTGGCGACCACGTCGGGATCTACGCCTACAACTCGGTGGAGTGGGTCGAGGCCCTGTGGGCGATCTTCAAGCTCCGCGCCGTCTGGGTCAACATCAACTACCGCTACGTCGACGACGAGCTCCGCTACCTGTTCGACAACGCCGACCTGGTGGCCCTCATCTACCAGAGGGAGTTCGCCCCCAGGGTCGCAGCCGTACGCGACCAGCTGCCCCAGCTCCGCCACTCGCTCGTGATCGAGGACGACAGCGGCGCCGAGGCCGCCGGGGTGGAGTCGGTCGACTACGAGGAGGCCCTGGCCTCGGCGTCCCCCGAGCGGGACTTCGCTCCCCGCTCCGGCAAGGATCTCTACCTCCTCTACACCGGCGGCACCACGGGCATGCCCAAGGGCGTGGTGTGGCACCACGAGGACGTGTTCTTCGCCCTCGGCGGCGGCATCGACCCGCGATCCAACGAGCGCGTGGTCAGTCCCGAGGAGATGGTCGAGAAGGGCCGGGCAGGCGCGGTGATCTCGTTGCCGATCGCTCCGCTCATGCACGGAGCGACCCAGTGGGCGGTCATGGGCGGCAGCTTCATCGGGAACAAGGTGGTCCTGGTGAGCCGGTTCGACCCCGACGACGTGTGGCAGCACATCGAGAAGGAACAGGTCAACGTGCTCATGGTCACCGGCGACGCCATGGCCCGCCCGTTGATCGAGGCCCTGGAGGCTTCCGGCGCCAGCTACGACATCTCGTCCCTCCTGGCCGTCGTCAGCACGGCGGCCATCTTCTCGCCCACGGTGAAGGACGCCTTCTTCCGCCGGCTGCCCAACCTGGTGATCACCGACGCCATCGGGGCGTCCGAGACGGGGAGCAACGGCCTCGTGCTCGTCCAGCCCGACCACACGGCGATGAAGGGGGGGCCGACGGTGCAACCCATCGCCGGGTCGGTGGTCCTCGACGACGACCTCAAGCCGGTGGTGCCAGGGTCGGGCGTCGTGGGCAAGCTTGCCCGCATGGGCGACATCCCCGTCGGCTATTACAAGGACCCCGAGAAGACGGCGGCCACCTTCATAGAGGCGGACGGCGTGCGCTACGCCATGCCCGGCGATTTCGCCACGGTGGAGGCCGACGGCACCATCACCCTCCTGGGCCGCGGGTCTCAGTCGATCAACTCGGGCGGCGAGAAGATCTTCCCCGAGGAGGTGGAGGCGGCGGTCAAGTCCCACCCGGACGTCTACGACGCCGTCGTGGTGGGCGTGCCCGACGAGCGATGGGGCCAGCGCGTGGCGGCTGTCGTGCAGCCGCGTCCCGGCGCCGCTCTCGCCCTCGAGCCCATCCAGACGCATTGCCGGTCGCTGCTGGCCGGCTACAAGGTCCCCCGGCAATTGCACGTGGTCGAGACGGTCCAGCGCAGCCCGAGCGGCAAGCCCGACTACCCCTGGGCGCTGAGCACTGCGACCTCCGCGACCACGGCGGCGACGCCGGCCGGACCGACCTGA